In Dermatophilus congolensis, a genomic segment contains:
- a CDS encoding UDP-N-acetylmuramoyl-L-alanyl-D-glutamate--2,6-diaminopimelate ligase, producing the protein MVITVNRPEHVSGTSIAQIVDLIRGTGVDVKLRGAITETDKLLTGATLDSREVQPGDLYAALPGANVHGAQFAQAAVASGAQAILTDPHGAELSANCNTTLIVVPDPRAVLGAVSAAIYNNPTAHLGMVGITGTNGKTTTAYLVESAWRALGRTTGLIGTIETRIAGSVLRSSHTTPESPKLQGVLTLMREHEVSHCVMEVSSHALSLHRADAIRFDTAVFTNLSQDHLDFHESMEDYFQAKASLFTPEHAATGVICIDDAWGRRLAQQSTIPTITLATPSFSDSTRATTDQTSPAAEDTPTPDWRLVTTGDKADTAFELVREGTHAGPGRLRLNSALPGEHNRVNTALAALVLLASGLPVNEIERAMGARPRVPGRMENVPLRTSTLSSTENALAPEAYVDFAHTPDAITATLTALRARADQRGGNLVAVIGAGGDRDAGKRPLMGAAAAALADVVVVTDDNPRCEDPALIRSAVTAGTHNASHTTVLEQAGRAEGIAAAIRHLEPQGILAVLGKGHESTQTIGTETIPFDDREAIAAAWASHLGSDQEDR; encoded by the coding sequence GTGGTGATCACAGTGAACCGGCCAGAACACGTATCAGGCACATCGATCGCGCAGATCGTCGATCTCATCCGGGGTACCGGCGTCGACGTCAAATTACGCGGTGCAATAACCGAAACCGATAAACTCCTTACCGGAGCCACCCTTGATAGCCGCGAAGTGCAACCCGGTGACCTCTACGCTGCGCTTCCTGGAGCCAATGTGCATGGGGCCCAGTTCGCACAGGCAGCAGTGGCATCGGGTGCTCAAGCAATCCTTACCGACCCCCACGGTGCCGAACTAAGTGCTAACTGCAACACCACGCTCATTGTGGTTCCGGATCCACGAGCCGTTCTAGGTGCAGTATCAGCAGCTATTTATAACAACCCCACCGCTCACCTAGGCATGGTCGGTATTACCGGAACTAACGGCAAAACCACTACTGCCTACCTTGTCGAATCTGCATGGAGGGCGCTCGGTCGCACCACCGGACTCATCGGCACCATCGAAACCCGTATTGCAGGTAGCGTCCTGCGCAGCTCACACACCACGCCTGAATCCCCCAAACTCCAGGGTGTTTTGACACTCATGCGAGAGCACGAAGTCAGTCACTGCGTGATGGAAGTAAGCAGCCACGCCCTGTCACTGCACCGCGCTGACGCTATCCGCTTCGACACCGCAGTTTTCACAAACCTCTCTCAAGATCACCTCGACTTCCACGAGTCCATGGAGGACTACTTCCAAGCCAAAGCCAGCCTCTTTACCCCTGAGCACGCTGCGACGGGAGTCATCTGCATCGATGACGCTTGGGGACGTCGCCTCGCCCAGCAATCGACCATTCCCACCATCACACTTGCCACCCCGTCTTTCAGCGACAGCACCCGCGCGACAACTGACCAAACATCACCAGCTGCTGAAGACACGCCAACCCCGGACTGGCGCCTAGTCACTACTGGAGACAAAGCAGATACCGCATTCGAACTTGTTCGTGAAGGTACTCACGCCGGTCCAGGAAGACTTCGGCTCAACAGTGCGCTGCCTGGTGAGCACAACCGCGTCAACACAGCACTTGCTGCACTTGTCTTGCTCGCTTCAGGGCTTCCCGTCAACGAGATCGAACGAGCCATGGGGGCCCGACCTCGTGTTCCTGGACGTATGGAGAATGTTCCTCTTCGCACATCGACATTGAGCAGTACAGAGAATGCGCTCGCCCCAGAGGCTTATGTTGACTTCGCGCATACGCCCGACGCCATTACTGCCACTCTTACTGCCCTGCGCGCTCGAGCCGACCAGCGGGGAGGTAACCTCGTTGCAGTCATTGGGGCAGGTGGCGACCGCGATGCGGGGAAACGCCCGCTTATGGGAGCCGCTGCTGCAGCCCTGGCTGATGTTGTTGTCGTCACCGATGACAATCCACGTTGCGAAGACCCAGCTCTTATCCGATCTGCCGTCACCGCGGGCACTCATAATGCTTCGCACACCACTGTGCTGGAACAAGCAGGTCGTGCAGAAGGAATCGCAGCTGCAATCAGGCACCTCGAACCTCAAGGAATCCTTGCAGTGCTTGGCAAGGGCCACGAAAGCACCCAAACAATCGGGACGGAAACCATTCCTTTCGATGACCGCGAAGCCATTGCGGCAGCGTGGGCCTCACATCTGGGATCGGATCAGGAGGATCGATGA
- a CDS encoding UDP-N-acetylmuramoyl-tripeptide--D-alanyl-D-alanine ligase, producing MIPLTLGKIACITSGRLSSPEAADILVKGAVVTDSRAAEEGSLYIARIGEHADGHAYAASAADNGAVAALVTTPIEDLPYVQVDDVQDAFAALASFLIETQEATGELTVIGVTGSSGKTTTKDLIAHVLSFQANTVANVGSLNSEVGVPLTVCRITPQTRYLVLEMGARGIGHVNYLTTMTHPSVGVVLNVGSAHIGEFGSREAIARAKSELPMSLPKGGLAVLNADDELVSAMSVADQASTIHFGTSEGSDIRASHIVVGEDGCPSFTLTIDEESIHVDLGLMGDHQVWNALAAAAVATWAGMDLSELKTALETARPASRYRMERHDRPDGVTVINDAYNANPESMSSAIRTLSVMAGQGETRRRTYAVLGAMFELGDEEEAEHRAVGQLAASLGIDEIVAVGERPGVEAYVDGANSEILPGSPNLHIQHVATVEAALEKLESMLQNGDLVLVKSSHGAGLWRLGEDLVRGGGNA from the coding sequence ATGATTCCACTTACTTTAGGCAAGATCGCTTGCATCACTTCAGGACGTCTGAGCTCTCCTGAAGCAGCTGACATCCTCGTGAAGGGGGCGGTAGTCACCGATTCGCGCGCTGCTGAGGAAGGGTCGCTTTACATTGCTCGAATTGGTGAGCATGCAGATGGACATGCCTATGCAGCTTCTGCTGCAGACAATGGTGCTGTGGCTGCTCTAGTCACCACGCCTATCGAGGATCTTCCCTACGTTCAGGTTGACGACGTCCAGGATGCATTTGCAGCGCTGGCCTCTTTTCTCATCGAAACACAAGAGGCAACAGGTGAACTCACCGTAATCGGCGTCACTGGCTCAAGCGGAAAAACCACAACGAAAGATCTCATTGCGCATGTTCTGAGCTTCCAGGCAAACACAGTTGCCAACGTCGGTTCTTTAAATTCTGAAGTCGGTGTCCCGCTGACTGTGTGTCGGATTACGCCGCAAACCCGATACCTTGTGCTTGAAATGGGAGCTCGCGGTATTGGCCATGTCAACTACCTCACTACCATGACGCACCCAAGCGTGGGCGTGGTCCTTAATGTGGGAAGCGCGCACATTGGTGAATTTGGATCTCGTGAAGCCATTGCACGCGCAAAATCTGAACTGCCTATGTCTTTGCCTAAGGGCGGGCTTGCCGTTCTGAACGCCGATGACGAGCTCGTCAGTGCGATGTCAGTAGCTGACCAAGCCAGCACTATTCATTTTGGCACGAGTGAAGGCAGCGATATCCGTGCGTCACACATCGTCGTCGGTGAGGATGGGTGCCCATCCTTCACACTGACTATCGATGAGGAGTCCATCCACGTTGACTTAGGCCTCATGGGGGACCATCAAGTTTGGAATGCTCTCGCCGCTGCTGCCGTTGCTACGTGGGCCGGGATGGACTTAAGCGAACTGAAGACAGCGTTGGAAACAGCTCGTCCAGCAAGCCGGTATCGCATGGAGCGTCATGATCGGCCCGATGGGGTCACCGTGATCAATGATGCTTACAACGCCAACCCTGAATCCATGTCTTCGGCCATCCGAACCCTTTCGGTAATGGCGGGACAGGGCGAAACACGCCGTCGCACATATGCCGTTTTGGGTGCAATGTTCGAGCTTGGTGATGAAGAAGAAGCTGAGCATCGAGCGGTCGGTCAATTGGCGGCTAGTTTGGGTATTGATGAAATCGTGGCGGTGGGTGAACGCCCTGGCGTCGAGGCTTATGTTGATGGTGCCAATAGCGAGATTCTGCCTGGTTCGCCGAATTTGCATATTCAGCACGTCGCTACTGTGGAAGCGGCACTTGAGAAGCTCGAGAGCATGCTCCAAAACGGAGATTTAGTTCTCGTCAAGTCGTCCCATGGTGCAGGTTTGTGGCGCCTTGGTGAGGATTTGGTGCGAGGGGGAGGAAACGCGTGA
- the mraY gene encoding phospho-N-acetylmuramoyl-pentapeptide-transferase encodes MRLIIVAAGTALLVALFATPWFIKFLVKKHYGQFIRDDGPTSHHTKRGTPTMGGVVIIVATVFGYLIAHIVTMHPVSSSGLAVLFLVVGMGTVGFLDDYIKISKARSLGLRAWQKLVGQTLVASVFGAVVIMFPNANGITPGSTAISFVRDTEFDFRELGVGAAIGIVLYLIWVNLMVAGTTNAVNLTDGLDGLATGATAAVAASYLLIGLWQFNQNCWMPAPSPKCYPTPDPLDLAIVAAALLGACVGFLWWNASPARIFMGDTGSLALGGAVVGLAITSRTQLLSVILCGLFVIITMSVIIQVASFKLRKKRVFRMAPLQHHFELLGWAEVTIVIRFWIIACLFCGLGVAAFYAEWMTGGTV; translated from the coding sequence GTGAGACTCATCATTGTTGCAGCCGGGACAGCGCTCCTGGTTGCGTTGTTCGCCACCCCATGGTTCATCAAATTCTTAGTGAAAAAGCATTACGGCCAGTTTATTCGAGATGATGGCCCTACAAGTCACCACACCAAGCGCGGAACGCCCACGATGGGCGGTGTAGTCATTATTGTGGCCACTGTTTTTGGATATTTAATTGCCCATATTGTCACGATGCATCCGGTTTCTTCCAGCGGATTAGCAGTTTTGTTTCTCGTCGTTGGTATGGGGACAGTTGGTTTTCTTGACGATTACATTAAAATCAGTAAGGCGCGAAGTCTTGGTTTACGGGCATGGCAAAAACTCGTAGGTCAAACTTTGGTTGCCTCTGTTTTCGGTGCAGTCGTTATCATGTTTCCGAATGCAAATGGTATAACTCCCGGATCGACGGCCATATCTTTTGTTCGTGATACCGAATTCGACTTTCGTGAGCTGGGTGTCGGTGCCGCGATCGGCATCGTGCTTTACCTCATATGGGTGAACTTGATGGTTGCGGGAACTACGAATGCGGTGAACCTCACCGATGGTCTCGATGGGTTAGCTACAGGGGCTACAGCAGCAGTAGCCGCTTCTTACCTGCTCATTGGGCTGTGGCAGTTCAATCAGAACTGTTGGATGCCTGCACCATCGCCTAAGTGCTACCCCACCCCTGATCCGCTTGATCTAGCGATTGTCGCTGCTGCGCTTCTTGGTGCCTGTGTTGGTTTCTTGTGGTGGAATGCTTCTCCAGCTCGGATCTTTATGGGTGACACGGGATCTCTGGCTCTTGGTGGTGCTGTTGTGGGGCTTGCTATTACCTCACGCACACAGTTGTTGTCGGTCATTCTTTGTGGTCTGTTTGTGATCATCACTATGTCAGTGATTATCCAAGTTGCTTCTTTTAAGCTTCGTAAGAAGCGTGTTTTCCGCATGGCGCCTTTGCAACACCATTTTGAGCTTTTGGGTTGGGCTGAGGTAACTATCGTCATTCGGTTCTGGATTATTGCTTGCTTGTTCTGCGGTTTGGGTGTGGCTGCTTTCTACGCAGAATGGATGACCGGAGGGACGGTGTGA
- the murD gene encoding UDP-N-acetylmuramoyl-L-alanine--D-glutamate ligase — protein sequence MSGSSIEKTVQACESGGFVTTSVVGLDPRPGLTHRDANWAGLRVLVAGLGVSGFAAADALLERGARVTVVDGAQAPAESVLAEKAKILQILGAVTLLGQEGQAAIGAPETVSEIDLVVTSPGWRPDNSLLVRAAQAGVPIWGEVELAWRMRPAENPAPWLCVTGTNGKTTAVTMVASILSAAGLRSVAAGNVGTPLLEAVLHPDPYQVIAVELSSFQLHWQRSISPAASVCLNVAPDHVDWHGSMEAYAADKGRIYENTQIACIYNGADPVTEQLVRDADVIEGCRAVGFTLGMPGLSMLGVVEDVLADRAFVEDRANSAAEIGTLTDLSRGSLPPAPHFVANALAAAALTRAIGVPASVVQAGLRKYEVEKHRIAEVAVVDGVTFIDDSKATNPHAAAASLGSFASVVWVAGGLLKGADVDELVRTRADRLRGVVLLGRDRAILADALERYAPCVPVIDVGDEAAPESSELIMERIVREASALAQQGDVVLLAPAAASMDMFLNYGARGDAFAEAVRRFAGDTCAGESE from the coding sequence ATGAGCGGTTCATCGATCGAGAAAACAGTCCAAGCGTGTGAAAGCGGCGGATTTGTCACTACTTCGGTGGTGGGACTGGATCCTCGTCCTGGCCTTACTCACCGCGATGCGAATTGGGCTGGGCTGCGAGTACTCGTTGCGGGGCTAGGGGTCAGTGGATTTGCTGCTGCAGATGCGCTACTGGAGCGAGGAGCGCGCGTAACGGTGGTGGATGGTGCCCAGGCTCCTGCGGAGAGTGTTTTGGCTGAGAAAGCCAAAATTTTGCAGATCTTGGGTGCTGTAACCTTATTGGGTCAGGAAGGCCAGGCTGCGATTGGGGCACCGGAAACAGTCTCTGAGATTGATTTGGTTGTCACCTCGCCCGGGTGGAGGCCGGATAATTCCCTCCTTGTTCGTGCTGCCCAGGCAGGCGTGCCGATTTGGGGAGAAGTGGAGCTGGCTTGGCGTATGCGGCCAGCGGAGAACCCTGCGCCATGGTTATGCGTCACTGGAACTAATGGAAAAACCACGGCTGTCACAATGGTTGCTTCTATTCTCTCTGCCGCGGGATTGAGATCGGTCGCGGCAGGGAACGTGGGAACGCCTCTTCTTGAAGCGGTTTTGCATCCAGATCCGTATCAAGTGATAGCGGTGGAGCTGTCGAGTTTTCAACTGCATTGGCAGCGTTCGATTTCTCCTGCTGCATCGGTTTGTTTGAACGTTGCGCCTGATCATGTCGATTGGCACGGGTCGATGGAGGCCTACGCGGCAGATAAGGGAAGAATTTACGAAAACACGCAGATCGCGTGCATTTACAACGGGGCGGACCCTGTCACAGAGCAGCTCGTTCGAGATGCGGATGTTATCGAGGGGTGCCGAGCAGTGGGGTTCACCCTAGGTATGCCTGGGCTATCGATGTTGGGCGTAGTCGAGGATGTGTTGGCTGATCGAGCTTTTGTCGAGGACCGAGCTAATTCGGCAGCTGAAATCGGAACTTTGACTGATCTGTCGCGGGGATCGCTGCCGCCAGCGCCACATTTTGTTGCTAACGCATTGGCTGCAGCAGCTTTAACTCGGGCGATTGGTGTTCCTGCTTCAGTTGTGCAGGCTGGTCTGCGCAAGTATGAAGTAGAGAAACATCGCATCGCGGAGGTTGCAGTCGTTGATGGAGTTACGTTCATTGATGACAGTAAGGCAACAAATCCGCATGCGGCTGCTGCGTCTTTGGGGTCTTTTGCGAGTGTGGTGTGGGTTGCAGGTGGATTGCTTAAAGGCGCTGACGTCGATGAGCTGGTGCGGACCAGAGCTGATCGGTTGCGAGGTGTGGTTTTGCTGGGGCGTGACCGAGCGATTCTGGCGGACGCATTGGAACGCTATGCGCCCTGCGTTCCCGTGATTGATGTGGGTGACGAGGCGGCTCCGGAAAGTTCGGAGCTGATTATGGAACGCATTGTTCGTGAAGCCTCGGCTTTAGCGCAGCAAGGGGATGTTGTCTTGTTGGCCCCTGCGGCGGCATCAATGGATATGTTCCTTAATTACGGTGCTCGCGGGGATGCTTTTGCTGAGGCTGTTAGACGTTTCGCTGGTGACACGTGTGCCGGGGAGTCTGAGTAG
- the ftsW gene encoding putative lipid II flippase FtsW translates to MLLIIGLVMVLSASSVTQLNNNKSPFNLFFRQGVFAVVGVGAACVTARLPVRFWKRIGLPLLFVSVCLQMLVFTPLGHTVNGNRNWVSIAGVQLQPSEIGKVALILFSAAVLAKKKKLLGDWRHVVIPVFMPAAFVVVGLVLLGRDLGTALVLLAVLAGILWVLGISWKFFAISAGVGAVGVLALVVGSSNRTERINAWLSCTNVLQCWQSRHGQFALADGGLSGLGLGGSREKWLWLPEPHNDFIFAIVGEELGIAGTLMILLLFGALALGCYRLIRHSDDMFVRLVTAGVMSWILVQAVINIGSVIGLLPIIGVPLPLVSYGGSALVATLGALGILISFARNEPAARRALQARPRVLIRTLAAVPRRHGGPRR, encoded by the coding sequence ATGCTTCTCATCATCGGTTTGGTGATGGTTTTGTCGGCAAGTTCTGTCACGCAGCTGAATAACAATAAATCTCCCTTTAATCTTTTTTTCCGCCAAGGTGTTTTCGCTGTGGTGGGAGTAGGGGCAGCATGTGTGACAGCACGATTGCCTGTGCGCTTTTGGAAACGTATTGGATTGCCCCTTCTTTTTGTTTCTGTTTGTTTGCAGATGCTGGTCTTTACGCCACTGGGCCATACGGTAAACGGGAACCGGAACTGGGTTAGTATTGCTGGAGTTCAGTTACAGCCGTCTGAAATTGGCAAAGTTGCTCTCATCTTGTTTTCTGCTGCAGTTTTAGCGAAAAAGAAAAAACTGCTGGGCGACTGGCGCCATGTGGTTATTCCAGTCTTTATGCCGGCCGCTTTTGTTGTGGTTGGTTTAGTGTTGCTTGGTCGTGATTTGGGTACAGCGCTAGTTTTACTTGCCGTGCTGGCTGGAATTCTGTGGGTTCTCGGTATTTCGTGGAAGTTTTTTGCGATTTCGGCAGGAGTTGGTGCTGTCGGAGTTCTGGCTTTGGTGGTTGGGTCGAGTAACCGAACTGAACGTATTAATGCTTGGCTGAGTTGCACGAACGTTTTGCAGTGCTGGCAGTCGAGGCACGGGCAGTTTGCGCTGGCTGACGGAGGGTTGTCAGGTCTTGGGTTGGGTGGGTCTCGGGAGAAATGGCTATGGCTCCCAGAGCCGCATAATGATTTTATTTTCGCGATTGTAGGAGAAGAGCTAGGAATTGCTGGCACATTAATGATTCTTCTCCTCTTTGGTGCTTTGGCGTTGGGGTGCTATCGCTTGATTCGTCACAGTGATGACATGTTTGTTCGATTGGTGACGGCTGGTGTTATGAGCTGGATTTTGGTGCAAGCTGTCATCAATATTGGTTCAGTAATCGGGTTATTGCCGATTATTGGTGTCCCTCTTCCTTTAGTGAGTTATGGCGGTTCTGCCTTGGTCGCTACTTTGGGCGCGTTGGGGATTCTTATTTCTTTTGCAAGGAATGAGCCAGCCGCTCGTCGGGCATTGCAGGCACGTCCTCGCGTGCTTATTCGTACTCTTGCGGCTGTTCCGCGCAGACATGGAGGTCCTCGTCGATGA
- the murG gene encoding undecaprenyldiphospho-muramoylpentapeptide beta-N-acetylglucosaminyltransferase, producing the protein MNMGSESVKMPASVLLAGGGSAGHVSPLLATADALRRRDPHVRITALGTREGLEARLVPARGYDLAFVPKVAFPRRPNRAALKFPGKLVEEIRAADRAILDTEAEVVVGFGGYVSTPAYLAAKRRGVPIVVHEGNARPGLANKAGSRMTEFVATTFSSTSLPNARYIGMPMRAEITRLDRAALRDEALAHFGLRGDAPVLLVTGGSLGAKRLNDAFSASVRDLQEAGVQVLHLAGGGKGFEPDLRVDGPAYRVLEYADRIELAYAAADLVVCRSGANTVCELTAVGLPAIFVPLPIGNGEQRINADDVVAVGGALLVDDAQVCREWVTGTVIPLMRDRERLSLMADASARVGVRTADDQLVDMIIAAGAKGAVR; encoded by the coding sequence ATGAATATGGGTAGTGAGTCAGTAAAGATGCCAGCTTCGGTTCTATTAGCTGGGGGTGGCTCGGCGGGACATGTGTCGCCTTTGTTGGCGACGGCGGATGCGTTGCGGCGACGTGACCCACACGTGCGAATTACGGCTTTGGGTACGCGTGAAGGGTTGGAGGCGCGTTTAGTTCCTGCGCGTGGCTATGATTTGGCTTTTGTTCCCAAGGTTGCTTTTCCACGGCGTCCTAATCGCGCGGCTTTGAAATTTCCAGGGAAGCTAGTGGAAGAAATTCGTGCCGCCGATCGGGCAATCCTTGATACGGAAGCTGAGGTTGTGGTGGGATTCGGTGGCTACGTGTCTACCCCTGCATACTTGGCGGCTAAACGCCGGGGCGTGCCGATTGTTGTTCACGAAGGTAATGCGCGGCCAGGGCTAGCGAATAAAGCTGGTTCGCGGATGACGGAGTTCGTGGCGACTACGTTCAGCTCAACGAGTCTTCCAAATGCTCGGTATATCGGGATGCCAATGCGGGCAGAAATTACACGGTTGGATCGTGCTGCGTTGCGGGATGAGGCTTTGGCTCATTTTGGCTTGCGCGGGGATGCGCCGGTGCTTTTGGTGACGGGTGGGTCATTAGGAGCCAAGCGGTTGAATGATGCTTTCTCTGCTTCTGTGCGGGATCTGCAGGAGGCGGGAGTACAGGTGTTGCATTTGGCTGGTGGCGGTAAGGGGTTTGAGCCTGATCTGCGGGTGGATGGGCCGGCTTATCGAGTTCTTGAGTATGCAGATCGTATCGAGCTAGCTTATGCGGCAGCGGATCTGGTTGTTTGCCGTTCAGGTGCGAATACGGTTTGTGAGTTGACGGCGGTGGGGTTGCCTGCCATTTTCGTTCCTTTGCCGATTGGAAATGGGGAGCAAAGAATCAACGCTGATGACGTGGTTGCCGTTGGTGGGGCTTTGCTGGTTGATGATGCTCAAGTCTGTCGTGAATGGGTTACCGGGACAGTTATTCCTTTGATGCGTGACCGTGAGCGGCTCTCTTTGATGGCTGATGCATCGGCGCGTGTAGGGGTCCGCACGGCTGATGATCAGCTGGTGGACATGATTATTGCTGCTGGAGCGAAGGGTGCTGTTCGATGA
- the murC gene encoding UDP-N-acetylmuramate--L-alanine ligase: protein MRPTRFDVTGEVLPVAELGRTHVLAVGGAGMSAVARLLCAAGLSVSGSDAKDSAILDGLRQAGVDVHVGHDVAHLEGVETVVVSSAIRDDNVELVAARERGLRVLHRSMALASVTKDVRRVAIAGANGKTTTTAMTATLLRDAGVDPSFAVGGDLVATGSNAELGAGDVFVVEADESDGSFLAYRPDVAVVTNVQPDHLDFYGTFEAVQDAYLEFVMSMRPGGLLVTCADDEGALRLAERAGLAGIRVVTYGQSADADVRVEAVEFVGMMSRARVRMPDGGAFALELPLPGLHNVLDAVAALTAATVGLGVSPEAGVAGLAGYGGVRRRFEIKGSSGDVTVIDDYAHNPGKVRALVQTARELVGSGRLVVLFQPHLYSRTRDFAEQFAQGLAPADEVFVLDVYGAREEPMPGVSGCLITEHLSALPGRRGVHFVACLSDAASVVADHVREGDVVLTVGAGDVTTVGPALLTCLADRSV from the coding sequence ATGAGGCCGACGCGTTTTGATGTCACGGGTGAAGTTTTGCCGGTTGCTGAGTTGGGGCGTACCCATGTGCTGGCTGTGGGTGGCGCGGGGATGTCTGCGGTGGCGCGCCTGCTGTGTGCAGCGGGTTTGTCGGTGAGCGGATCTGATGCCAAAGATTCTGCGATTCTCGATGGTTTGCGTCAGGCAGGTGTTGACGTACATGTCGGGCATGATGTTGCTCACCTGGAAGGTGTTGAAACGGTAGTGGTTTCCTCTGCTATTCGTGACGACAACGTGGAGCTGGTGGCGGCTCGTGAGCGTGGTTTGCGTGTCTTGCATCGCTCGATGGCGTTGGCGAGTGTGACGAAGGACGTTCGCCGCGTTGCGATTGCAGGTGCGAATGGGAAAACCACGACTACAGCGATGACTGCAACGTTGTTGCGTGATGCAGGTGTGGACCCCTCTTTCGCCGTTGGCGGTGATTTGGTGGCGACGGGGTCAAATGCAGAGCTGGGCGCTGGTGATGTTTTTGTTGTGGAGGCTGATGAGTCGGATGGGTCGTTCCTCGCTTATCGGCCTGACGTGGCGGTGGTGACGAATGTGCAGCCGGACCATCTGGATTTTTACGGCACGTTTGAGGCGGTTCAGGATGCATATCTGGAATTCGTGATGTCGATGCGTCCGGGGGGACTGCTGGTTACGTGTGCTGATGATGAAGGCGCTTTGCGCCTGGCCGAGCGAGCCGGTCTGGCCGGTATTCGGGTGGTCACGTACGGGCAGTCTGCCGATGCTGACGTCCGTGTTGAAGCAGTCGAGTTTGTGGGCATGATGAGTCGGGCGCGTGTGCGTATGCCTGATGGGGGAGCGTTTGCGCTTGAACTGCCGTTGCCGGGTTTGCACAACGTGTTAGATGCGGTGGCCGCATTGACGGCCGCCACAGTAGGGCTTGGAGTGTCGCCTGAGGCCGGGGTGGCCGGATTGGCCGGTTATGGAGGTGTGCGGCGGCGCTTTGAAATTAAGGGTTCGTCGGGGGATGTCACAGTTATTGATGACTATGCGCATAACCCCGGCAAAGTTCGAGCTTTGGTGCAGACAGCGCGCGAATTGGTGGGTTCTGGGCGGCTGGTTGTGCTTTTTCAGCCGCATTTGTATTCGCGTACTAGAGATTTTGCTGAGCAGTTTGCTCAGGGGCTGGCCCCTGCTGATGAAGTGTTTGTTTTGGATGTTTATGGGGCTCGGGAAGAGCCGATGCCGGGGGTGAGTGGGTGTTTAATTACAGAGCATCTTTCTGCTTTGCCAGGGCGGCGAGGAGTGCACTTCGTGGCGTGTTTGTCTGATGCGGCGTCGGTTGTGGCGGATCATGTGCGGGAAGGTGATGTGGTTTTGACTGTGGGTGCTGGTGATGTGACCACGGTTGGTCCTGCGTTGCTGACGTGTTTAGCTGACCGTTCTGTGTGA
- a CDS encoding cell division protein FtsQ/DivIB, giving the protein MRSRSRAKDAGARGSGQAAAKPKVTPHKRFVQRARRVRLRVWRLVAWLLLVAGVAGGVYWLLTQSDWFRVDQVTIGGASAHRETIIRDRTQSLLGQPLVEVDLVEARDAVDQVHLFSAVRVRRAWPNGVHVEVSERTPVAAAALPSGAYRLIDKAGVGYESVPAPPAGVLPVKIANPRDSRSLATAAAVGTSMPAGLVARVKNFEVDDSARGSFELSGVRVMWGDSSEGRVKAAVLEPLMRRGKISTLDLSAPLSPVTTR; this is encoded by the coding sequence GTGCGTTCTCGATCACGGGCTAAGGACGCGGGGGCGCGAGGATCCGGGCAGGCGGCGGCGAAGCCGAAGGTGACTCCGCATAAACGTTTTGTGCAGCGGGCGCGTCGTGTGCGGTTGCGGGTGTGGCGTCTTGTGGCCTGGCTTTTGCTTGTGGCGGGGGTTGCTGGGGGTGTTTATTGGCTGTTGACGCAAAGTGACTGGTTTCGTGTGGATCAGGTGACTATTGGAGGGGCATCGGCGCATCGGGAGACGATTATTCGGGACCGGACGCAGTCTCTTTTGGGTCAACCTCTGGTTGAGGTTGACCTTGTGGAGGCGCGTGATGCAGTGGATCAGGTGCATTTGTTCTCTGCTGTGAGGGTGCGGCGTGCCTGGCCAAATGGAGTGCATGTGGAGGTTTCCGAGCGGACGCCGGTGGCTGCTGCTGCTTTGCCTTCGGGAGCATATCGATTGATTGATAAAGCTGGAGTTGGGTATGAGAGTGTGCCTGCGCCTCCCGCTGGTGTTCTTCCAGTCAAAATTGCTAATCCGCGTGACTCTAGGTCGCTTGCCACTGCCGCTGCGGTGGGAACTTCTATGCCTGCTGGTTTGGTTGCCAGGGTGAAGAACTTCGAGGTAGATGATAGTGCGCGTGGCTCATTTGAACTCTCTGGGGTTCGAGTGATGTGGGGTGACTCTTCAGAGGGGCGCGTCAAGGCTGCTGTATTGGAGCCGCTGATGCGGCGGGGAAAGATCTCAACCTTGGATTTGTCGGCTCCGTTGAGTCCTGTAACGACGCGGTGA